The following coding sequences lie in one Monomorium pharaonis isolate MP-MQ-018 chromosome 1, ASM1337386v2, whole genome shotgun sequence genomic window:
- the LOC105829190 gene encoding putative nuclease HARBI1, which translates to MDNLIIAMFAQEDRDNTMLRIRRRLRDASDLFNVPGSEFCSLYRLPKEVVIMLIENLGPLLPNARRRHAVPVELQVSDYEGKILATNVAHGGRTHDARVWRASILSNHMQEMYVAGRKDAWLLGDSAYPLLPYLMTPKLNEPEGSPSARYTQCHIRARFCVERCIGVLKGRWRCLRKERSLHYAPEVAARIVNAACVLHNVAVKYRVPEPDLYYDEIDQEFPEVIHDAVENGHEVRERIINTYFQNG; encoded by the exons ATGGATAACTTAATAATTGCGATGTTTGCACAAGAAGATCGAGATAATACAATGCTGAGGATACGAAGAAGATTACGAGATGCCTCAGATCTATTTAATGTGCCGGGAAGCGAATTCTGCAGTCTTTAcag gTTACCTAAGGAAGTTGTTATCatgttaattgaaaatttaggGCCTTTACTACCAAACGCAAGACGACGTCATGCAGTGCCTGTTGAATTACAA GTATCGGATTATGAGGGTAAGATTTTAGCCACAAATGTTGCTCATGGTGGAAGAACACATGATGCCAGAGTTTGGAGAGCATCTATATTATCCAATCATATGCAAGAGATGTACGTTGCAGGACGAAAAGATGCTTGGCTTTTAG GCGATAGTGCTTACCCATTGTTGCCATATTTGATGACGCCTAAGCTGAATGAACCTGAAGGCTCACCATCAGCTAGGTACACGCAGTGTCATATCCGAGCTCGTTTTTGTGTGGAACGATGTATAGGAGTATTAAAGGGAAGGTGGCGATGTCTTAGAAAAGAGAGAAGTCTACATTATGCACCAGAAGTTGCAG cTCGGATTGTTAATGCTGCTTGCGTTTTGCATAACGTTGCTGTTAAGTACAGAGTTCCAGAACCAGATCTGTACTATGATGAAATAGATCAAGAGTTTCCAGAAGTAATTCATGACGCAGTAGAAAATGGGCATGAAGTTCGTGAACGAATTATCaacacatatttccaaaatggttaa